From one Euwallacea fornicatus isolate EFF26 chromosome 4, ASM4011564v1, whole genome shotgun sequence genomic stretch:
- the LOC136338927 gene encoding uncharacterized protein isoform X2: MTNNNHKVLIFVLSLNFCYNTIDLNAAELQYLADHLTPEECRKLVAAAHFQGFDQPNALDQAGEGKGETHEILEHRLRQIGKSELADWLGKAVFHELGSELQKAIQEGLINFVTTENSSEVPVITLEPLEPKIENPSNYNIMDYFLYCLAAGIGLTILGLLLKLILNKLRQKLKQRKRRTPEEHELLETYSSGSEFEDNKFDMRTFTSSTKMTT, translated from the exons ATGAccaataataatcataaaGTTCTAATCTTTGTATTAAGcttgaatttttgttataatacAATTGACTTAAATGCAGCTGAACTGCAATATTTAGCCGATCATTTGACACCTGAAGAATGTCGCAAACTAGTAGCAGCTGCCCATTTTCAAGGTTTTGACCAACCTAATGCACTTGATCAAGCAG GTGAAGGCAAAGGAGAAACGCACGAGATACTGGAACATAGATTGAGGCAGATTGGCAAGAGCGAATTAGCAGATTGGTTAGGAAAAGCAGTATTTCACGAACTAGGGAGTGAATTGCAAAAAGCTATTCAAGAAGGGCTAATTAACTttgtaactacggaaaatag CTCAGAAGTCCCAGTTATTACATTGGAACCCCTTGAaccgaaaattgaaaatccctctaattataatataatggACTATTTTCTGTATTGTTTAGCAGCAGGAATTGGACTAACCATTCTCGGGTTATTGCTAaaactaatattaaataaGTTAAGGCAGAAGTTGAAACAAAG gaaaCGTCGAACCCCAGAAGAACACGAACTGCTAGAAACTTATAGTTCAGGCTCAGAATTTGAAgataataaatttgacatgAGAACCTTTACTTCAAGTACGAAGATGACCACGTAG
- the LOC136338927 gene encoding uncharacterized protein isoform X1, translating into MTNNNHKVLIFVLSLNFCYNTIDLNAAELQYLADHLTPEECRKLVAAAHFQGFDQPNALDQAERKIPKDIPCLEHLHHWNSQTGEGKGETHEILEHRLRQIGKSELADWLGKAVFHELGSELQKAIQEGLINFVTTENSSEVPVITLEPLEPKIENPSNYNIMDYFLYCLAAGIGLTILGLLLKLILNKLRQKLKQRKRRTPEEHELLETYSSGSEFEDNKFDMRTFTSSTKMTT; encoded by the exons ATGAccaataataatcataaaGTTCTAATCTTTGTATTAAGcttgaatttttgttataatacAATTGACTTAAATGCAGCTGAACTGCAATATTTAGCCGATCATTTGACACCTGAAGAATGTCGCAAACTAGTAGCAGCTGCCCATTTTCAAGGTTTTGACCAACCTAATGCACTTGATCAAGCAG AGAGAAAAATACCAAAAGATATTCCTTGTCTCGAGCATTTGCATCATTGGAATTCCCAAACAGGTGAAGGCAAAGGAGAAACGCACGAGATACTGGAACATAGATTGAGGCAGATTGGCAAGAGCGAATTAGCAGATTGGTTAGGAAAAGCAGTATTTCACGAACTAGGGAGTGAATTGCAAAAAGCTATTCAAGAAGGGCTAATTAACTttgtaactacggaaaatag CTCAGAAGTCCCAGTTATTACATTGGAACCCCTTGAaccgaaaattgaaaatccctctaattataatataatggACTATTTTCTGTATTGTTTAGCAGCAGGAATTGGACTAACCATTCTCGGGTTATTGCTAaaactaatattaaataaGTTAAGGCAGAAGTTGAAACAAAG gaaaCGTCGAACCCCAGAAGAACACGAACTGCTAGAAACTTATAGTTCAGGCTCAGAATTTGAAgataataaatttgacatgAGAACCTTTACTTCAAGTACGAAGATGACCACGTAG
- the LOC136338927 gene encoding uncharacterized protein isoform X3: protein MTNNNHKVLIFVLSLNFCYNTIDLNAAELQYLADHLTPEECRKLVAAAHFQGFDQPNALDQAERKIPKDIPCLEHLHHWNSQTGEGKGETHEILEHRLRQIGKSELADWLGKAVFHELGSELQKAIQEGLINFVTTENRKRRTPEEHELLETYSSGSEFEDNKFDMRTFTSSTKMTT from the exons ATGAccaataataatcataaaGTTCTAATCTTTGTATTAAGcttgaatttttgttataatacAATTGACTTAAATGCAGCTGAACTGCAATATTTAGCCGATCATTTGACACCTGAAGAATGTCGCAAACTAGTAGCAGCTGCCCATTTTCAAGGTTTTGACCAACCTAATGCACTTGATCAAGCAG AGAGAAAAATACCAAAAGATATTCCTTGTCTCGAGCATTTGCATCATTGGAATTCCCAAACAGGTGAAGGCAAAGGAGAAACGCACGAGATACTGGAACATAGATTGAGGCAGATTGGCAAGAGCGAATTAGCAGATTGGTTAGGAAAAGCAGTATTTCACGAACTAGGGAGTGAATTGCAAAAAGCTATTCAAGAAGGGCTAATTAACTttgtaactacggaaaatag gaaaCGTCGAACCCCAGAAGAACACGAACTGCTAGAAACTTATAGTTCAGGCTCAGAATTTGAAgataataaatttgacatgAGAACCTTTACTTCAAGTACGAAGATGACCACGTAG
- the RpL38 gene encoding large ribosomal subunit protein eL38, whose translation MPRELTEIKDFLLTARRKDAKSVKIKKNAENTKFKVRCSRFLYTLVITDKEKAEKLKQSLPPGLQVKEVK comes from the exons ATG ccACGAGAGCTGACAGAAATTAAGGATTTCCTTCTCACAGCCAGAAGGAAAGATGCCAAAT ctgttaaaataaagaaaaacgctGAAAATACCAAATTCAAGGTGCGATGTTCAAGATTTTTGTATACTTTGGTAATAACAGATAAGGAAAAGGCCGAAAAACTAAAGCAGTCACTTCCACCAG GTCTCCAAGTGAAAGAGGTGaaataa
- the LOC136338926 gene encoding uncharacterized protein, producing MGDGIEFYDSTRLISEVQKRPAIYDKNSIEYKDRTIRDRTWKAVCEAIIPNWSVQDEKNKSRTAREVQRKWKNIRDCFRKELNNDKKCEEGFGKRKRRKYIFYDHLLFLVPYMQPMEKKDESDSLKQYSSGDDCEDRGEDTNEECSNEGEKARAIRWTHGAQQHPVYLYKDPSDIEASAAHESTNQDPDEDKYFLLSLLPTMRNLSPDQKFAAKIEFLQVLRTLLCPPCEITGISSAASASDHTSSQEPHTNFHTQIPKEEKDSDI from the exons ATGGGCGACGGTATAGAGTTCTACGACAGCACTCGGCTGATTTCGGAAGTGCAAAAAAGACCAGCAATATACGATAAGAATTCGATTGAATACAAAGACAGGACAATAAGGGACAGAACGTGGAAAGCAGTTTGTGAGGCTATAATTCCAAATTGGTCGGTTcaagatgaaaaaaataaatctaggACAG CTCGTGAGGTCCagcgaaaatggaaaaatatccgAGATTGCTTCAGAAAAGAACTAAATAATGACAAGAAATGTGAGGAAGGCTTCGGAAAACGAAAGCGACgcaaatacatattttacgACCACCTGCTGTTCTTAGTACCTTACATGCAACCCATGGAAAAAAAGGATGAGTCGGACTCACTGAAGCAGTATTCATCAGGGGACGATTGCGAAGATCGAGGCGAGGATACCAATGAAGAATGCAGCAATGAGGGCGAAAAAGCAAGGGCGATCCGCTGGACACACGGAGCGCAGCAGCATCCAGTATATTTGTATAAAGATCCTTCAGACATTGAAGCATCAGCGGCCCATGAAAGCACTAATCAGGACCCCGATgaagacaaatattttttgttatcacTACTTCCTACCATGCGAAACTTATCTCCTGATCAAAAATTTGctgcaaaaattgaatttttacaaGTACTGCGGACTTTGTTATGCCCACCTTGTGAAATCACTGGAATTTCATCGGCAGCCAGTGCATCGGATCACACCAGCAGCCAGGAACCCCACACCAACTTCCACACGCAAATCCCAAAAGAAGAGAAAGATAGCGACATATAA
- the LOC136338896 gene encoding dynein axonemal heavy chain 2: MSISAEGKIGPSSQEMFDKSHQDEQEKDSLFSSDKSEEKGIKIQTPDVENIISEDKYDEDELVQLVVFVKDLTILYDLRADDWTPECEQMIRYWLTTVSEPLLMVFFDGEELTCDTFAPSVSVIDATYFLRHPGKAFSIQGFHDEIIFGTINGSIEGSLLHVIENVYAPVLLQSQNWPDSVKNDFNHSLHMFLTKLTDMHYKLHGLTVLYVPRVVGNIPIEVASEDKEFVKSMESVVVYWTKQVRVGLQDQEQGALENMKGPIDEYNFWRNRHENLLGLNYQLENEIIKHLCNILSAVQSSYVKQFRALAEEIIHNVEEAKSNIEYLNILVDPCEKLAILKHPADFPTLFPKILNLIRYIWMNSPYYNTKKRISVICRALSNQIIRQCKHFIDIDVIFIKKQSRNAIKMFEFSIQCLTDYIKTYVMVSNCHNKFGEISWNLDKAPIFNHVDCYIQRCKDMIEICQGMIVFGRHDETEEIPKPLFGTSKGQQFETWVDKIEKMFNESLDDIEMVKHRILDVQQAEWYDDIRKFHTRMKDIEVVVENLTNAVFDEIANVEEGIESLAALYNYTKRATLLPLFDRKTLQVYKMFQNEILDTKQDIQIEVEMYPTTLPYYAGRAQMLKMKKQRLVLLKKMFDDAGWMLPCSISKQIFAQYKQLIISIDNNIISLYREWVDSIGEDLNFPLQRSLICKSISKPGLLECNIDRSLLNIFKEAKFWDALNYEIPTHVKSIYPRADSINFIYECVLDVVLDYNKIVSSLSDEERMLFKPLIGNVEKKISPGFSKLTWETDIEDEYIAECSNSTTELQEFIDDYKQCNLHIVLICEKICHTPLIHLTGYTAMKLQDLVDGFSRKINKTLVVLIDYYHKIIEFLMVVFEGFQGVMGAIANQWGRYINNFDKLVEEALKICCKNSLQSMFEALHGNGTTDPNPLIQLEVNLDGNKINFEPTLVNVTLVISNIQNTLVEAFKALPRINEKFHVADTSYISYAELIRNDNDCKQMQMKLNQEMKAAVQKIKGYVKVWEPFRDLWEVDKDKFMEHYEGKDPSAALFDTNIGRYSELSNNVQIEETVSNVLFLEINCSKMKKIIIDHCMEWQNKMCMLLFNLTERKLSNIYDYMEENGKKIRRELENLEDMQLALELCAQLKEELVTQEEYFPQITEQIYTLEKYSIPLPQEMQAKFKNFPTEWTNYLEILQQAEHMLEYAKVLLKDRMA, encoded by the exons ATGTCTATAAGTGCAGAAGGTAAAATCGGCCCTTCAAGTCAAGAAATGTTTGACAAAAGCCATCAGGATGAACAAGAGAAAGACTCGCTATTTTCTTCTGATAAATCTGAAG AAAAAGGTATCAAGATTCAAACACCAGATGTGGAAAATATCATTTCGGAAGACAAATATGACGAGGACGAATTGGTGCAACTCGTAGTCTTTGTTAAAGATTTGACCATTCTTTATGACCTCAGAGCAGATGATTGGACGCCAGAGTGTGAGCAGATGATAAG ATATTGGCTTACAACTGTATCTGAACCATTGCTGATGGTATTTTTCGATGGTGAAGAACTGACGTGTGACACATTCGCCCCTTCTGTGTCGGTAATCGATGCCACTTACTTTCTAAGGCATCCcg GAAAGGCCTTTAGCATCCAGGGCTTCCATGACGAGATCATCTTCGGCACCATCAATGGATCTATCGAAGGTTCCCTTCTACACGTGATTGAAAATGTCTATGCACCAGTGCTACTGCAATCACAAAATTGGCCGGACA GTGTGAAAAATGATTTCAATCATTCGCTTCACATGTTCTTAACAAAACTAACTGATATGCACTATAAACTCCATGGCCTCACTGTTTTATACGTGCCACGAGTTGTTGGGAACATACCAATAGAAGTTGCCAGTGAGGATAAGGAGTTTGTGAAAAGTATGGAGAGTGTTGTGGTTTATTGGACCAAGCAA GTTAGAGTGGGGCTGCAGGATCAGGAGCAGGGCGCTTTGGAGAATATGAAGGGCCCCATAGATGAGTATAATTTCTGGAGAAATAGAC ATGAAAACCTTTTGGGCTTGAATTATCAACtagaaaacgaaattataaaacatttgTGCAATATCTTGTCTGCTGTACAATCCTCATACGTGAAACAGTTTAGAGCCCTTGCCGAGGAAATTATTCACAACGTGGAAGAGGCAAAATCGAACATTGAGTATCTTAATATACTAGTCGATCCTTGTGAG aaattggcAATCCTGAAGCATCCGGCAGACTTTCCaacgttatttccaaaaattttgaatctcattCGATACATTTGGATGAATAGTCCTTATTATAACACAAAGAAGAGGATTAGTGTTATATGCAG AGCTTTGAGCAATCAAATTATACGTCAGTGCAAGCACTTCATAGACATTGAtgtgatttttataaaaaagcaGTCGAGgaatgcaatcaagatgttcGAATTTTCCATTCAGTGCCTCACGGACTATATCAAGACGTATGTCATG GTTTCAAATTGTCATAATAAATTCGGGGAAATCTCCTGGAATCTGGATAAAGCCCCTATATTTAACCACGTAGATTGCTATATCCAGAGATGCAAGGATATGATTGAGATTTGCCAGGGCATGATAGTGTTTGGAAG GCACGATGAAACAGAAGAGATTCCGAAACCATTGTTTGGTACTTCGAAAGGGCAACAGTTCGAAACATGGGTGGACAAAATTGAGAAGATGTTCAATGAAAGTTTAGACGACATTGAAATG GTAAAACACCGAATTTTGGATGTGCAACAAGCAGAATGGTACGACGACATACGGAAATTCCACACTCGAATGAAAGACATCGAAGTGGTGGTGGAGAACTTAACCAACGCAGTCTTCGACGAGATTGCCAACGTGGAGGAGGGAATCGAATCGTTGgccgccctgtataattaCACAAAAAGAGCAACATTGCTTCCATTGTTTGACAGAAAGACTTTACAA GTATACAAAATGTTCCAGAATGAGATCTTAGACACGAAACAAGACATTCAAATTGAAGTCGAAATGTATCCAACCACGTTGCCATATTATGCAGGCAGGGCACAAATGCTGAAAATGAAGAAGCAGAGACttgttttacttaaaaag ATGTTTGATGATGCCGGATGGATGCTTCCTTGCAGTATTTCTAAACAGATTTTTGCACAGTACAAACAACTGATAATATCAATTGATAACAATATCATTAGCTTGTATCGGGAATGGGTCGACAGCATAGGGGAGGACCTCAATTTCCCTTTGCAACGCTCTCTTATATGTAAGAGCATTTCCAAGCCGGGCCTGCTGGAGTGCAATATCGACAG ATCTCTCTTGAACATATTCAAAGAGGCCAAGTTCTGGGACGCCCTAAATTACGAAATCCCCACCCACGTGAAATCGATCTACCCAAGGGCGGACAGCATTAACTTCATTTACGAATGCGTCCTAGATGTAGTCCTGGACTATAACAAAATTGTGTCTTCATTATCAGACGAggaacgaatgctcttcaagCCGCTGATTGGTAATGTGGAGAAGAAAATTTCGCCGGGCTTTTCCAAACTCACTTGGGAAACTGATATTGAAGACGAATATATCGCTGAGTGCAGTAACAGCACCACTGAG TTACAAGAATTCATTGATGACTATAAACAGTGCAACCTCCACatcgtcctcatttgcgagAAAATCTGTCATACTCCTCTCATCCACCTCACGGGATACACAGCAATGAAGCTACAAGACTTAGTAGACGGTTTCagtcgaaaaataaataaaactttagtAGTTTTGATTGATTATTATCACAAAATTATCGAGTTCCTGATGGTAGTTTTTGAGGGATTTCAGGGGGTGATGGGAGCT ATAGCCAATCAGTGGGGGCGATACATCAACAACTTTGATAAGCTTGTGGAGGAAGCTCTGAAGATTTGTTGCAAAAATTCGTTGCAGTCCATGTTTGAGGCTTTACACGGCAATGGAACTACTGACCCCAATCCCTTAATTCAGCTGGAGGTTAATTTGGATGGAAATAAG ATTAACTTTGAGCCCACGCTCGTAAATGTGACCCTGGTTATATCGAATATCCAAAACACCTTAGTGGAAGCCTTCAAGGCTCTACCGCgtataaacgaaaaatttcatgttGCAGACACCAGTTACATCTCCTATGCCGAGCTGATTCGGAATGATAATGATTGCAAGCAAATGCAAATGAAACTGAATCAGG AGATGAAAGCAGCAGTACAGAAGATAAAAGGATACGTCAAAGTGTGGGAACCATTCCGTGACCTTTGGGAGGTGGACAAAGACAA GTTCATGGAGCACTATGAAGGCAAAGATCCGAGTGCCGCGTTATTTGACACGAATATCGGAAGATACTCCGAGTTGTCAAATAACGTGCAGATCGAGGAAACAGTATCAAATGTGCTGTTTCTTGAAATCAACTGCTCCAAGATGAAGAAGATTATCATTGACCACTGCATGGAGTGGCAAAACAAGATGTGCATGCTCCTTTTTAATCTAACGGAGCGTAAGCTCTCCAACATTTACGATTATATGGAAGAGAACGGCAAAAA GATTCGTCGTGAATTAGAGAATCTGGAAGATATGCAGCTGGCCCTCGAGCTTTGTGCTCAACTTAAGGAAGAGCTTGTAACCCAAGAGGAATATTTTCCACAGATCACCGAACAGATCTATACATTGGAGAAGTATTCGATTCCTTTACCACAAGAGATGCAGgccaagtttaaaaattttcctacgGAATGGACCAATTATCTCGAGATATTGCAACAGGCCGAACACATGCTCGAGTACGCTAAGGTGCTCTTGAAGGACAGAATGGCCTAA
- the LOC136338899 gene encoding uncharacterized protein isoform X2 has translation MVTSAFTILVLFMALATHIETRAVACRPLPQCCRRYVFSAGCRGVAAKRNSNLALPESVIDDLFRDPRTPTPDSEVMNSNIDHLILNLSDDDSGPLQHLRKNSIDDPSDYSSN, from the exons ATG GTTACTTCTGCTTTCACTATATTGGTATTGTTCATGGCGTTGGCAACTCACATTGAAACGAGGGCAGTGGCATGTAGGCCCCTTCCACAGTGTTGCAG aagaTATGTTTTTTCCGCTGGATGTCGAGGAGTAGCAGCGAAACGCAATAGCAATTTGGCTCTTCCAGAATCAGTAATTGATGATTTATTTAGAGATCCTAG AACTCCGACGCCGGATTCCGAAGTCATGAACAGTAATATTGATCACCTGATATTGAATTTATCA GATGACGATTCAGGACCGTTACAGCATCTCCGTAAAAATTCCATTGATGATCCCTCCGATTATAGTAGCAAttag
- the LOC136338899 gene encoding uncharacterized protein isoform X1, producing MNAVTSAFTILVLFMALATHIETRAVACRPLPQCCRRYVFSAGCRGVAAKRNSNLALPESVIDDLFRDPRTPTPDSEVMNSNIDHLILNLSDDDSGPLQHLRKNSIDDPSDYSSN from the exons ATGAACGCG GTTACTTCTGCTTTCACTATATTGGTATTGTTCATGGCGTTGGCAACTCACATTGAAACGAGGGCAGTGGCATGTAGGCCCCTTCCACAGTGTTGCAG aagaTATGTTTTTTCCGCTGGATGTCGAGGAGTAGCAGCGAAACGCAATAGCAATTTGGCTCTTCCAGAATCAGTAATTGATGATTTATTTAGAGATCCTAG AACTCCGACGCCGGATTCCGAAGTCATGAACAGTAATATTGATCACCTGATATTGAATTTATCA GATGACGATTCAGGACCGTTACAGCATCTCCGTAAAAATTCCATTGATGATCCCTCCGATTATAGTAGCAAttag